The genomic window ctctgtgggagaggaaaTGTCTAGTATTACCAAGATTTGAAAAGCCAGGTTAGGGGATACCCTGAGGTCAccacctgctcagaagagaaTGGGAGGAGGTCTGGGGGAAGTATTGTAACAAGTTGTGTCTAAGAGGGGGTCAATGTGCAggatataagctgaataaataaaggaaaataaattaaagtaaaaaaaatagagaaacacaTATATCCAAATAATGTTTTATGTGATAAGAATAACATGAGTATTGTCTTTATAATgcttaaaatgaaagaattaaagtCCCAACTCTGAACTTTTGAGGAAAATTGTTATCACAATGCTTGTATAAGTAGCTAAAgttgtttaaggaaaaaaataatggacttttaagttgttttcttgttggtttgttgtttctCTGTTCACCCTGGATGTGGACACCTGTGTTTGATAATTGGAGGTTttttcatataagtatatattccCCAAAGTCTTCTTAAGTACTGTTAGATAAAAATGCAAACACTATCTTCTGCAATCTCCATCATGGTTAGGCTAAAAGCCAATGTGAGTTCATTATGCTCTAGAGACACCTACTCATGTGTATTTTCACCCCTGAGATCCATGTATAGCTCCtggttatattattatattgGCTATATTATAAGACAAAAATCCATTTCTCAGGAGAGCTCTAGCTGTGGAGGAGAACAAGATGCTTTCCTAGTTATGTGTGCTAGGTCAGTGCTCTTGATATGAAATATCTCACAGCCTTCCTTTATactcctatttttcttttctgaggacAACAGTAAgtattaaatatacataaatataggTAGGCAGAACTGTAAATGGATATAACATACCATGTTATGTTTGTTGAGATTCATAGGTGCAAACAAAAAAGAGTGAAGCTAATATCTAAAAGGTAAAGAAGCAGGTCCAGTGAGccattattatttataatcttCTCACTCATGTCCCATAGCTCTTCTTACAACAATGATCCATTAGAACAGCCAGAATTCCACTCTAAAGACGTTTTGATCCTGGGTGATGGTTTAATTCTAGAGGGAGACcatgttctaattttttaatatttaaaatattctacaggATCAGAAACCctaatttcacttttaatttcagAAAGTTGTAGAACTTTCAACATCTATTTAAATCATTTACTAGGTTCCTTTTCCTGAGAGTACCAACTTTTAGACAGAAATATTATGAGCTGCCATTCAGAAGACACCAGGAAAAGATAAGCAAGCATTGGAAAGGTAATGGCTATGACTTACATGATTTTGCATAGTTACAATCTTACTTACTTGCAAAAACCTAcacattcattttaatataagTACAGGAATATCCCATAAAGAGAAAGGATAATATCCGTATTGgttatttaaatgaataatgtTATATTATCTCATGCTTGGAATATAAGAGGTTATTAATGCAGAGAAATCATTATGCCTAAGATTTCCAAATTGGAGGTAGCTCTCTATTAAGGAGCCTCATAAGAAATCATAGCTGCATTTTCAGGTGTCCCATTATCAACCATGGTAATGGTACAACAAGATGCACCTTGTAATATACTATATTTGAGCTTACACATTGTGTAGAAAGAGCAAAGATAGCTATCCATAAGTGTTTACCTTAATCTCCCTCAAACACAAATATAACAAACTTGTTTGGCAGTTATAGAAAATAgcaaaatgtgtaaaataaaataaagtccatTAGAAGtaatgaaagcatttaaaataattcaaacttTGAAAAACTATGACCTTAGATTGTTAAATAAATACAACTGTGATATATTTAAACTTTACAATGAACATGTTTCATGTATTAGGAAGTTATCATTTAGttcaaatttaaaaggaaaaaaattaatgaaagagcTTAGCAACTTAGATATAAAACTGAGTACTCATGAAGCAGCACCTAAATTTACTGCATAGCCGCAGCTAGTGTGGTAAACTTGATGGAAGTGTTAGAGATGGCAAACACAACAGATATGGTTTGTTACTAACAAAGAGCAAAGAATAATTGCATGTACCTATATTGCACTTGTTTCAAAGATTTTGATGCACATCTCTGAAAATACATTTGTaagatttttgaaaataaaatagttcttAATGTGTTAATGAAAAAACCAttttcatttacaaaaaaaaaaaaactgaaataagacCTATATTTACAATAGCGATGCATATTGGCAGCAATAAAGTAAGTTTCCATTTGACCCATTACCAGGTAAGTAATTCCTTTTGGATCATTTCCACCCAGAATTTAGATGTGATTATTTCACACTGAACAGGATGCTGACACATGAATAAGAGAATGTGAACATACATAAAATCGCTTGCTGATGtccaaatacaatatttttttatttcatcctaGGAGTTTGTTATAATTTCCATATAAAAATGATGCAGAATATTTCAGAACTGTCTGAATTTATTCTTGTTGGATTAACAGATGCACCATTCCTGCAAACTCCTTTATTTATCATCTTTACTCTCATTTATTTGGCAACATTTTTTGGGAATCTTGGTATGATTTTGCTGATTCTGCTGGACTCCAGActccacactcccatgtactttttcctcagTAACCTCTCTCTGGTGGACTGTGTTTATGCCTCAGCTGTCACCCCCAAGGTGATGGAAGGGTTTCTCACAGAAAATAAGATCATATCTTACAATGCATGTGCTGCCCAGATGTTCTTCTTTGGAGCCTTTGCTATTGCTGAGTGTTTTATCCTGGCCTCAATGGCCTATGACCGCCATGCAGCAGTGTGCAAACCCTTGCATTACTCCACTACTATGACAACTACGATATGCGCCCTGCTTCTTGCTGGATCTTACTTGAATGgactcttacaatcttccatCCATGTTTCCAACatattccatctttctttctgtcgTTCTAATGTAGtcaatcactttttctgtgatatCCCCCCACTATTAGCTCTTTCTTGCTCCAGTATTCACACAAATGAAATTATACTCTTCATCTTGGCAGGATTCAATGTTGCTTTTTCGCTATTTGTTATATTGACGTCTTACTTACTAATTTCTGTTGCAATTCTGAAAATGCGCTCTGCTGAAAGCAGGAAGAAGGCCATTTCCACCTGTGCATCCCACCTTACCAGTGTTTCCATCTTCTATGGCACAATTATCTTCATGTACTTACAGCCCAGTTCTAATCACTCCATGGACACTGACAAGATGGCATCTGTTTTCTACACCATGGTCATTCCCATGCTGAACCCTCTTGTATACAGCCtgagaaataaagaagtcaagaatgcAGTCAGGAAGGTTGGTGGAAATGCATTGGTTTCACTGGGATTAGTCAATTAACTGTAAAGTGTATTGTAGATCAGGCTATATTCTTTATAAGTATTTTCTCTGTATTCCTTTTGGATTCTAACAATATACAGCTAATTTTGGTATGTTATCATAGAAATTGGGTGATATAAGTTAAAAATCTCAATTGTAATCCTAGATAGTAGAATACCCAACACTGTACCACATTTCATGTGTTAACTGGTGTTTTGTAATTATTTCCTCTGAATTGAGACACTGTTTGCTTGAAAGATTCGGGAGATTATAAGACtcaagaagtaaataaaattaaaatgctcaGATGTGTCAAAAATTTAAGATTCAGGATGCCAATGAAACTTACTAGTATCCTGAGCTGAGAACTTTATAAGAGTCACATAGGCTAGTCCATAGAACCATAATAGCACACAAATGCTAGAGAGGAGTCTCTCAAACCACACTTCCTGAAAAATGCTTATTGGGTTATAgcaattcatatttttttatgGAGTGGCCTCCCATTCTGGATGGACTTTCTAACAATGCATCTCTCAAAGATACACTCATTTTCTTGGAGGTAGCTCCTTACCCATACTCATGTAAGTCATAACCATGACAAAACTAGTTTTTTCAGCAAGAGAGACTTGCATTAAATTGTTTTATCTGTATTTTGTTGGCATGG from Mus caroli unplaced genomic scaffold, CAROLI_EIJ_v1.1 scaffold_6343_1, whole genome shotgun sequence includes these protein-coding regions:
- the LOC110288926 gene encoding olfactory receptor 5B12-like, which codes for MMQNISELSEFILVGLTDAPFLQTPLFIIFTLIYLATFFGNLGMILLILLDSRLHTPMYFFLSNLSLVDCVYASAVTPKVMEGFLTENKIISYNACAAQMFFFGAFAIAECFILASMAYDRHAAVCKPLHYSTTMTTTICALLLAGSYLNGLLQSSIHVSNIFHLSFCRSNVVNHFFCDIPPLLALSCSSIHTNEIILFILAGFNVAFSLFVILTSYLLISVAILKMRSAESRKKAISTCASHLTSVSIFYGTIIFMYLQPSSNHSMDTDKMASVFYTMVIPMLNPLVYSLRNKEVKNAVRKVGGNALVSLGLVN